In one window of Mus pahari chromosome 3, PAHARI_EIJ_v1.1, whole genome shotgun sequence DNA:
- the Commd7 gene encoding COMM domain-containing protein 7 produces the protein MEPKEVERFLAQLSEFAATNQISLGPLKSIMRSLLLVPNGALKKGLTAEQVRTDLLTLGLSEEKATYFSEKWKQNASTLAQWAIGQTLMVNQLIDMEWRFGVTSGSSELEKVGSIFLQN, from the exons ATGGAGCCCAAAGAG GTGGAGCGGTTTCTGGCTCAGCTCTCTGAATTTGCCGCCACCAATCAGATCAGTCTTGGCCCCCTCAAAAGCATCATGAGAAGCCTCCTTCTGGTTCCAAATG GTGCACTGAAGAAGGGCCTCACTGCCGAGCAGGTGCGGACTGATCTCCTGACGCTAG GTCTTAGCGAGGAGAAAGCCACTTACTTTTCTGAAAAG TGGAAGCAGAACGCCTCGACCCTTGCACAATGGGCCATAGGTCAGACCCTGATGGTTAACCAGCTGATTGATATGGAGTGGAGGTTTGGAG TGACATCTGGAAGCAGTGAATTAGAGAAAGTGGGAAGCATATTTTTACAG AATTAA